The proteins below are encoded in one region of Lactuca sativa cultivar Salinas chromosome 3, Lsat_Salinas_v11, whole genome shotgun sequence:
- the LOC111896317 gene encoding proline dehydrogenase 2, mitochondrial isoform X1 — translation MAMTTNGSSSKLIRSFVHRVKSSPTTTLTTPRFRSAQRTTINTTATTIFPTPPPTPPTTTIVPDHSRDAIFDFEDTKGLFSSVTTGKLLRSAANLNLAAVEPVVDMGVWVMKSRLMQVGLFREIVLGVIKHTSYEHFVAGADTEETGRTVKKLWESGLRGMLDYGLEHAIDNESCDINAQEFIKTVESTQSLPPSSVSFVVVKITAICPISLLKRVSDLLRWEYKNSSSTNLPWKLKTLPIFSESSPFYHTLEKPSPLTPEEEHDLELAHQRLVKICNKSIESKVPVVIDAEDTSIQPGIDYFTYSAAVMYNNGEKPLIFGTIQAYLKDAGERLYATKKAADQMGLPVGFKLVRGAYMSSESQLANSLNVESPIHNSIIDTHNCYNDCASFMLDEVSNGPGGLILATHNLESGKLAAQKARNLGIGKDSEKLEFASLYGMAEAMTFGLRNAGFGVSKYLPFGPVDQIMPYLLRRAEENKGLLSSSNLDRQLMMKELKRRMKGYVGQGFEESERSFKSDAGSIVKLN, via the exons ATGGCCATGACCACCAATGGCTCCTCTTCAAAATTGATCCGATCATTTGTCCACCGTGTGAAGTCATCCCCTACCACCACCCTCACCACACCAAGATTCCGTTCTGCACAAAGAACAACCATCAACACAACGGCAACAACAATCTTCCCAACTCCGCCACCAACACCACCGACGACCACCATCGTTCCTGACCATTCACGTGACGCCATATTCGATTTCGAGGATACGAAAGGTTTGTTCTCATCCGTTACAACCGGGAAACTTCTCCGGTCGGCGGCGAACCTGAACCTGGCGGCGGTGGAGCCGGTGGTGGATATGGGTGTTTGGGTTATGAAGTCTAGGCTCATGCAAGTGGGTTTGTTTAGAGAGATTGTTTTGGGTGTCATTAAACATACGTCGTATGAACATTTTGTTGCCGGAGCGGATACGGAAGAAACGGGTCGGACTGTTAAGAAGCTTTGGGAATCCGGGTTGAGAGGGATGTTGGATTATGGTTTAGAACATGCGATTGATAATGAATCTTGTGATATAAACGCTCAAGAATTCATCAAAACTGTTGAATCAACACAATCTTTACCTCCTTCTTCT gTTAGCTTCGTGGTTGTGAAGATCACTGCAATTTGTCCAATTTCTTTACTTAAAAGGGTGAGTGATCTTCTTCGATGGGAATACAAGAATTCTTCATCGACGAATCTTCCATGGAAGCTTAAAACCCTTCCGATCTTTTCAGAATCAAGCCCATTTTACCACACTTTAGAAAAACCATCACCATTAACACCCGAAGAAGAACACGATCTCGAATTAGCCCATCAGAGACTCGTAAAAATCTGCAACAAAAGCATCGAATCCAAAGTTCCGGTAGTAATCGATGCTGAAGACACTTCAATCCAACCAGGAATCGATTACTTTACATACTCAGCCGCTGTCATGTACAACAATGGCGAAAAGCCCTTAATTTTCGGCACAATCCAAGCTTACCTGAAAGACGCCGGCGAACGGCTGTACGCCACCAAGAAAGCCGCCGATCAAATGGGATTACCAGTTGGATTCAAGTTAGTTAGAGGCGCTTACATGTCGAGTGAATCCCAATTGGCTAATTCTTTAAACGTTGAATCTCCCATTCATAATAGCATCATCGATACACACAATTGTTACAACGATTGTGCTTCGTTTATGCTTGATGAAGTCTCAAATGGACCCGGTGGACTCATTCTCGCTACCCATAATCTTGAATCAG GAAAATTAGCTGCACAAAAGGCAAGAAATTTGGGAATTGGGAAAGATAGTGAGAAGCTTGAGTTTGCCTCACTTTATGGAATGGCAGAAGCGATGACATTTGGGTTGCGAAACGCTGGATTTGGTGTAAGCAAGTATTTACCATTTGGGCCAGTTGATCAAATCATGCCTTATCTTCTTCGAAGAGCAGAAGAGAATAAAGGGTTGTTGTCTTCTTCGAATCTTGATCGACAATTGATGAT GAAGGAGTTGAAGAGGAGGATGAAGGGTTATGTTGGACAAGGGTTTGAAGAGAGTGAGAGGAGTTTTAAATCGGATGCGGGTTCGATTGTGAAGTTAAATTAG
- the LOC111896317 gene encoding proline dehydrogenase 1, mitochondrial isoform X2 produces MAMTTNGSSSKLIRSFVHRVKSSPTTTLTTPRFRSAQRTTINTTATTIFPTPPPTPPTTTIVPDHSRDAIFDFEDTKGLFSSVTTGKLLRSAANLNLAAVEPVVDMGVWVMKSRLMQVGLFREIVLGVIKHTSYEHFVAGADTEETGRTVKKLWESGLRGMLDYGLEHAIDNESCDINAQEFIKTVESTQSLPPSSVSFVVVKITAICPISLLKRVSDLLRWEYKNSSSTNLPWKLKTLPIFSESSPFYHTLEKPSPLTPEEEHDLELAHQRLVKICNKSIESKVPVVIDAEDTSIQPGIDYFTYSAAVMYNNGEKPLIFGTIQAYLKDAGERLYATKKAADQMGLPVGFKLVRGAYMSSESQLANSLNVESPIHNSIIDTHNCYNDCASFMLDEVSNGPGGLILATHNLESGLLYLYWFLKTDG; encoded by the exons ATGGCCATGACCACCAATGGCTCCTCTTCAAAATTGATCCGATCATTTGTCCACCGTGTGAAGTCATCCCCTACCACCACCCTCACCACACCAAGATTCCGTTCTGCACAAAGAACAACCATCAACACAACGGCAACAACAATCTTCCCAACTCCGCCACCAACACCACCGACGACCACCATCGTTCCTGACCATTCACGTGACGCCATATTCGATTTCGAGGATACGAAAGGTTTGTTCTCATCCGTTACAACCGGGAAACTTCTCCGGTCGGCGGCGAACCTGAACCTGGCGGCGGTGGAGCCGGTGGTGGATATGGGTGTTTGGGTTATGAAGTCTAGGCTCATGCAAGTGGGTTTGTTTAGAGAGATTGTTTTGGGTGTCATTAAACATACGTCGTATGAACATTTTGTTGCCGGAGCGGATACGGAAGAAACGGGTCGGACTGTTAAGAAGCTTTGGGAATCCGGGTTGAGAGGGATGTTGGATTATGGTTTAGAACATGCGATTGATAATGAATCTTGTGATATAAACGCTCAAGAATTCATCAAAACTGTTGAATCAACACAATCTTTACCTCCTTCTTCT gTTAGCTTCGTGGTTGTGAAGATCACTGCAATTTGTCCAATTTCTTTACTTAAAAGGGTGAGTGATCTTCTTCGATGGGAATACAAGAATTCTTCATCGACGAATCTTCCATGGAAGCTTAAAACCCTTCCGATCTTTTCAGAATCAAGCCCATTTTACCACACTTTAGAAAAACCATCACCATTAACACCCGAAGAAGAACACGATCTCGAATTAGCCCATCAGAGACTCGTAAAAATCTGCAACAAAAGCATCGAATCCAAAGTTCCGGTAGTAATCGATGCTGAAGACACTTCAATCCAACCAGGAATCGATTACTTTACATACTCAGCCGCTGTCATGTACAACAATGGCGAAAAGCCCTTAATTTTCGGCACAATCCAAGCTTACCTGAAAGACGCCGGCGAACGGCTGTACGCCACCAAGAAAGCCGCCGATCAAATGGGATTACCAGTTGGATTCAAGTTAGTTAGAGGCGCTTACATGTCGAGTGAATCCCAATTGGCTAATTCTTTAAACGTTGAATCTCCCATTCATAATAGCATCATCGATACACACAATTGTTACAACGATTGTGCTTCGTTTATGCTTGATGAAGTCTCAAATGGACCCGGTGGACTCATTCTCGCTACCCATAATCTTGAATCAG GATTGTTGTACTTGTATTGGTTCTTGAAAACCGATGGTTGA